The following nucleotide sequence is from Streptomyces bathyalis.
TCATCAGGGCGACGAACTCCCGTGTCTCCGTCGTGCGGGCCGGCAGTCCGCTGGCGGCGACACGGCCGTCCTTGAGCACGGAGACACGGTCGCCGACGCGGCGGATCTCCTCCAGGCGGTGGGAGATGTAGACGACGGCGACACCCTCGGCCGTCAGCCCGCCGACGATACGGAAGAGGTTGGAGACCTCATCGGGGTCGAGCGCGGCGGAGGGTTCGTCCATGACGATGAGTCGCACGTCGTGCGAGAGGGCGCGCGCCATGGAGACGATCTGCTGCCCGGCGGCCGGAAGCGCGCCGACGGTCACGTCCGGGTCGATCTCCGGGTGGCCGAGGCGGCGCAGTAGCGCGGCGGCGCGGGTGCGGGCGTCGCGGGCGCGGATGAAGCCGCGGGCGGACACCTCGTTGCCGAGGAAGATGTTCTCCGTCACCGACAGGTGCTCCACCAGGTCGAGTTCCTGGTAGATGGTGGCGATGCCGAGACGCATGGCGGCCATCGGCGTGGCCAGCCGTACGGGCTCCCCCTGCCAGCGGATGTCGCCCTCGTCCGGCTGGTGCGCGCCGGCGAGAACCTTGATCAGGGTGGACTTGCCCGCGCCGTTCTGCCCCAGCAGGCAGTGCACTTCGCCGGCCTGTACGTCCAGGTCGACGCCGTCCAGCGCCCTCACGCCGGGGAAGGTCTTGGTGATGCGGGACATCGTCAGCAGTGGAGTGTGTGGAACCTCTGGAGCCATGGCGGGGCCTCCGTGCGTACTGCGTACGGGCAGGCGGGACCGTGCTCGGTGCCGTTGCGGGACGGTGGTGCCGGGTGCGGTGGTGCCGGGTGCCGAAAGGCGGGTGCGGTGGTGCCGGGTGCCGAAATGCGGGGCGGTGCGCGCGCTGTACGACGGGCCTTGGGGCCGTTCGGACCGGCTCGGGCCGGGCCGATGAGCCGGTCAGGCCGGTGAGAAGAGGTGGTCGCTGATGAGGCGGGCCGCTCCGGTCACACCGGCGACGGGACCCAACTCGCCCAGGACGATGGGGAGATTGCCGGTCGCCAGGGGCAGCGACTGGCGGTAGACCTGTGTGCGGATGCTGGCGAGCAACGTGTGGCCGAGCCCGGTCACACCGCCGCCGATGACGACGAGTCCGGGGTTGAAGAAGCTGACGAGGCCGGCGATGACCTGGCCGACGCGGGCGCCGCCGTCGCGGATGAGATCGAGAGAGGTGCCGTCGCCCGCGGCGGCCGCGGTGGCGACGTCCTCGGCGCTGAGCCGACCGACGGCCTCGAGCCGGGTCGAGAGTTCCGGCGAGAGCCCGTCGCGCGCGGCGGCCTCGGCGTCACGTGCGAGTGCGGCACCCCCGAAGTAGGCCTCGAGGCAGCCGCGGTTGCCGCAAGGGCAGGGGCGTCCCTCCAACTCGACCTGTATGTGCCCGATGTCGCCGGCGCTTCCGGTGGTGCCGCGGTGCACCTCACCACCGGCCACGACACCGCATCCGATGCCGGTGCCTATCTTCACGCAGAAGAAGTCCCTCACGGAGCGGGCGACTCCGGCCTGCATCTCGCCCATCGCCATGAGGTTCACGTCGTTGTCGACCATGACCGGGCAGCCGAGTTCCTGGCTGAGGGCTTCCCGCACGGGAAATCCGTCCCAGCCGGGCATGATCGGCGGCGCGACCGGGACGCCCTCCGGGAAGCGCACAGGCCCGGGGACACCGATCCCCGCACCGGCGAAGCCGTCGGCGACGCCGGAGTCACGGAGCTTGGCGACCAGGGCGAGCACCTGGTCGAAGACGGCGACGGGGCCCTCACGCACGTCCATCGGCTGGTTGACGTGCCCCAGTATTTCCAACTCGGGGTTCGTCACTGCCACATCGACGGAGGTGGCGCCGATGTCGACGCCGAGGAAACGGAGTTCCGGAGCGAGGCGCACATTGTGCGAGCGCCGACCGCCGCGGGAGGCCGCGAGCCCGTCGGCTACGACGAGCCCCGTCTCCAGCAGCCGGTCGATCTCCACGGCGAGCTTGGAACGGGAGAGGTCGACGTGGTCGCCCAGTTCGGCGCGGGAGTTCGGACCGCCGTCACGCAGCAAGCGGAGCAGTCGCGCCTGGTGCGCGTTCGCGGGCCGAGCAGTCATGCGCCTCACCGCCACCCTCCCTCCCCTGGTAACCGTAAGCCGGCTCTGGGAAGCCACCCGGCCGACGGACAGGGCAACAACTCCCCTGCCTCCGGCCGGACTTCTCATCGACCTCTCCCGCGGAAGCGTGGGTCGCTCCCCGGGGATTGACTGGGAACGTACCAGCGCTCTGCGCAATGGGGAAGAAGTTCTGCACAAACCCCTTCGACTTTTTCCATGCACTGGACAAAGGCTCGGCATATGCACGCAAGAAGGGCAGATGCACCGGTCCCTGGGCCGGGGCGGGCCCAGGGACCGGGAGACGTGGCGCGCGGGGCGGCCGCGCACAGCAATGTCCGGCTCCTCGGCCGAGCCGGGAAGCCGGAGCGGAACGCCGATGAGAGAGGGCGGCCGGGAGAGAGGAGCGGGAGCGAGGGGAGACGGGTGTCAGCCGCGCTCACGCTCGTGGTACGAGCGCCGCGTGTGCTCCGTGTGCTCCCGCATGACCTTGGCGGCCGAGTGCTCGTCGCCCTCGGCGATGGCCGCGATCAGCTCGCGGTGCTCGATCCAGGACTGCGCGCCGCGCTGCCGCGCGACCGGCGTGTAGTACCAGCGCACCCT
It contains:
- a CDS encoding ROK family transcriptional regulator, with translation MTARPANAHQARLLRLLRDGGPNSRAELGDHVDLSRSKLAVEIDRLLETGLVVADGLAASRGGRRSHNVRLAPELRFLGVDIGATSVDVAVTNPELEILGHVNQPMDVREGPVAVFDQVLALVAKLRDSGVADGFAGAGIGVPGPVRFPEGVPVAPPIMPGWDGFPVREALSQELGCPVMVDNDVNLMAMGEMQAGVARSVRDFFCVKIGTGIGCGVVAGGEVHRGTTGSAGDIGHIQVELEGRPCPCGNRGCLEAYFGGAALARDAEAAARDGLSPELSTRLEAVGRLSAEDVATAAAAGDGTSLDLIRDGGARVGQVIAGLVSFFNPGLVVIGGGVTGLGHTLLASIRTQVYRQSLPLATGNLPIVLGELGPVAGVTGAARLISDHLFSPA